One genomic window of Onychostoma macrolepis isolate SWU-2019 chromosome 25, ASM1243209v1, whole genome shotgun sequence includes the following:
- the svip gene encoding small VCP/p97-interacting protein: protein MGMCLPCLSGAEDVVVTPDPDTRRRQLAEAAEKRQKETTYRGIKNPEALERKKKKQEDTEKQTLNSVPSGGGGLKWQVG, encoded by the exons ATGGGGATGTGTTTACCCTGTCTGAGTGGAGCTGAGGATGTGGTAGTCACACCAGACCCC GACACAAGGAGAAGACAGCTAGCAGAGGCTGCAGAGAAGAGACAGAAAGAG ACCACCTACAGAGGTATCAAAAACCCAGAAGCCTTGGAGaggaaaaagaagaaacaaGAAGATACGGAGAAACAGACATTGAACTCTGTACCTTCTGGAGGCGGCGGGCTAAAG tGGCAGGTTGGCTAA